The Thamnophis elegans isolate rThaEle1 chromosome Z, rThaEle1.pri, whole genome shotgun sequence DNA window CAGCAAGAAAGACAACGTGAGGAGCTTCTGACTCGAACGTTCACCACTAATGTAAGTCCTGCCCTTAAAACCAGAGGACTTAGGCATaagtttgctttctttctgaTTTCAGTCTTCAAAATTTTAcagccacatttttaaaaaaaatagttgttgttcacttagttttttttttttttttacccaaaaATTAAGTGAACAATGCACTTGACAATACACTGGAGCTGCTTGGGGGCTGATGTAGAAAAGAGTTTGGGAGGGCAGGAAGTTTGAATTTCACGGCCATAGCATATGGTTGACTCTGTAGAGGCTTTGGGTTAAGAATGCCAAGGAAAGATAATCAAGATGcttccatttccttccctccccctgcagGATTCTGACACCACCATTCCAATTGACGAAACATTACAATTTAATGAATCCCTTCAAAATGCACACCGTGGCATGGATGATCTTATTGGCAGCGGAACCAGCATCCTACAGGGCCTGAGGGATCAGAGAGTGACATTAAAGGTGGGCATAGGGTGGGACCTTCACCTTTTTTGTTTATGGTGACCAGGCATCCACTACATTTGAAATTTGAATATCAGAAATTCATCAGAACAGTTCAAGTCCCCCAATTCAGTCATTCTGGCTTTGAATTACATGGAATTTAAATGTAGCTTTATTTTTGTTATAGCTTTGCTCTTCCAAGCTGGCTGCAGTACTTTCATCCTTGGGAGGAATTGGGTGTTTTATTAATGTAACAATtcatttttttgaagatatctaattaaaataagcacaaccatagaaataagagaatagcaatagctcttagacttatataccgcttcatagtgcttttacagccctctctaagcggtttacagagtcagcctattgtcccccacaatctgagtcctcattttacccacctcggaaggatggaaggctgagtctaccttgagcctggtgagattagatctgccaaatggcaggcagcagacagtcagcaaaagtagcctgcagtactgcactctaaccactgtgacacTGTGGCTCAATTTTTTCCGGTTTGCTTCTAGAAGAAGCTCTTCTGACTTTTGTAACTTGGACTGTTTCACATAGTAAGATCTTTGCATGCAAGAGATCATGATTCTCCGGTTAGCCAATTACAACTTTCCAGTGATGTTTGATGGGAAAGACTCATGAATCCATAGAGAGCAACAAACTAGATAGACAAACCAACAGTCTTTTAAGCAACTTTCTTTAGTAAAGTAATagagtaaaaaaagaagaagaaagaaacccTATCTGATGGTTGTCTCTTCCATTCTAAACTTCTGAAAGTGGATCCTCCATGCCAATGGTACCTAAGGAGATTGCATGCATGAAGTTTACTCCAGCTTTTtagtcttccattcttcctcttccttgcttcttttcccttcttcagAGGTCCTGCTCGTAACCATTGCTGGTTCTGGTCTCATTTCTCCAGTCATGCCTTGTGTATGTGATCTCCTTTACTTTTCCACATTGTCTTCATATTTTCCTATGTGATCTACTTTGTAACTGTGTATTCTGCTACTATCAGCATGTTAGTGCAAAACCCTTGTAATTATTCTCCCCACCTTACCCTCAAATGCCCTGTAGCTTCTTCTGCACaggttaaagaaaaaaattaagactgCTGAGTAGATGCTGATGTTTGAAACCTGATGCCTGTTTTTATTCTAACCCTACTTTGTTCTTGAGCTGATACTTGGAAGAGACTGGGTTGGTCAAGGGATGTGGGCGTGGTGGATTTGGCAGTTTCTGATGTTTTGAAAGTAGAAATATTTTGGAATGCAACTGTTTTCTCAGACCTAAGTGACCAATTCCAGAAATCTTTAAAATTGTGACAGATAAATAAAGTGCCTCTATTAAAGGAAaaattggaagattttttttcttaatttcataGCAAACATACTCATTTTCTGTGCACCTGTGCATTGGTGGACAAACAAGCTTCCAATTGGTTACTGTTCACTGTTTAATTACACAGTGCTGCTTTGTAGTTAGATATGTGCATCGCATACCATTCTGGAGAAGTCTGCAATATTCCATTTGTCCTCTTGCCCACATACAGACTGCCAAACTCTCACTGGAGTAGCCAAATCTATGCGATCTGGAAGATGGCAAGAACATTCCAGACTTCTCCAGAATGTTCTGTACCTGGGATAGTGAGTTATACACATTCCAGTTGTGTTACTATTCTGATAGCTTGCAGGCATATTCCTTCTTACTTTTAGGTGGTTCTTATTAGCTGCTACCTTATTAtctttatgttttatgttattaTATTTTCAGCTTCAGGACCAGACCTTGATATATTCAGTATATACCATATCTCTAgccattttttcctcccttctataTGCACAAAATTGTGGATAGGATTCTATGACTGTGTAAAGTTTCATTACAGTTAGGTTGTCCATATAATGTATTTGCTCCTCCTGTAATTGTGGTGGGTCTATTTGTTTAGTCTAGCTGCATAGTTCATGTGACTTCCTTGTGGTTGCTGGACTTATTTGGTGTGATTTGCTCAACTGGCAATGGAGAAAATTCTATGTGTGATGTGGCTTATGCTAGACTTCTCTGCTGTGCGCAGAGGAAGAAAGACCATCCAGACAGTAAGCATCATACAGCCAGCGGAGCAAGCCCCAATTAATCTGTAGGCAGCAGTGGAATCCAGTAAAAGCAGCCATCTGGAAGAGAGACGCCAAGAGAGGTTCTAATGGAACAGCATCGTTCATCAGCAGCCAAGCAACCTAGTCCAAAGAATAAAAAGGATAACTACCACAAGGAAGTCACCTTTGAAGTGGGTGAACTGAGGAACAAATACATTGCTGAGATGATCTCTGTAGGAGAAAGAGTAAGTGCTTGTGAGAGAAAGATAATGACTGGAGATTCAAGACGGGCTCACCTTCCCATCCCATTTCAAGttcacattatttattattttgttggtTGCAGTTTCCTGGAACGGAACACTTTGCAAATATCAAGGATGATCTATATTGCTTTATGGCTGGGCAGACTCACatggaaaaaaaacatacaaaatatAGAGCTATTATTAAAAATGGTTTCTTAGTTTGTGATTGAAAATTGTATATAGGGAATTTATGTACAACAGTCAGGGGTCAGCCTGCGTTTTCCAGCAAAATCAGCCGCTCTGCAGTGAGTAAATCATGATCCAAAAGTATATTGCCATTTGACTTGATCTTAATTTGCAAGACGACTGATAATGGCATCTCAACTgtatacattttaaaacattcttcTATTGGATTGAGCACTGATATGTGataattttaaaagcagaatggaaatattaaagaaaaatagaaattatcactattcttctcctctcccctctcctgccctcctctccctcccaaatcattttttaaaattttaggtGATTGTAGATACTTAAAGAAGTCATAGGGATTATAAAAAAATTTCTGAAGAGCAAAAGAAATTGGTAATCGAGAATgggtgaggggaaaaaaatggatatataaaATAAAGTGGTGAGGGGTAAACTATGCATCTTGTTTCTGGAGAGACCGAAGGCTCTGTAGGAAATATCTGAAGAAGTGTACCTTGAAAGTCAAAAGCCCTCTccgacaactttttaaaaaactaatattATCACTTTTTTTTGTCACTTTCAGGGCACCCACAAGAAAATAATGGATGTTGCCAATATGCTCGGTTTATCTAATACAGTCATGCGTCTCATTGAGAAACGTGCCTTCCAGGATAAGTACTTCATGATTGGTGGCATGCTGGTGACATGCGTAATCATGTTCCTCGTAGTGCAGTATTTTACTTGAAAGGCTAAAGAACACGCTACCGGACTGGGTTGGACTTCCTTTCTACTCTGACTTCCAGCATAACTGTGAATCTCCTGGATTGGCTACAGCTGCCATGTGACTCATACGATGCTCGAGTTGAGTGGCTTTTATAGATTCTGCCGTTGGTGTGCAGAGATGCTTATCTACACAACACCATCATTTTCAGTCATTTAGCGGGCATGTTGCCCATGTGACTCTCAGGCTTAGTCGACGAGGGCATGAGTTGTCTCCTTTATTTCTCTTAATAATCCTGGCATAAGTTATAAAGCCTCTCAACAAAGTGCTCAACAAAGAAAGTATTACTATTGGATCTATAGATTTCATAGTTCCTCAAGATCTAGATGTCTATGAATACTGTAATTATTGGTGAAAATGAAGCCGCTTGGCTTGAAGGACTTGTTGGCTTAACTTATTGCAGGTGTGGGACATAGGGAGACTGTCTTGTTCCCAgcaatgattaaaataaatagaaatcctTTTAGTCCATGTGCAATGGTGATGGTTTTTGATAATTATAGATTCTGTGTCTATCATTTGTCTAGCGTAAACAGACTGTGAAGACTAGCTGAACAATAGTGTAGTAACTCACTTTGAAGTAAACAATGGATGTGTTAGGGACCATGATAATTTAGATACATGTGCTAATGCTCTCTGTAGCAGAATCCTGCTTTTAGTATTGGGAAAGAAGTGTGGGACTTGCTGCTTACCATACAAGGGAATAACAAACTTCCTTACAAAATgcatttatatgtgtgtgttttttaaaaaatttatacttAGAATCACTGGTTCACAGTTTATCCATTGTATTTGTCACAGAAGTGTCATCTTTTAATCCCCCAGCTTTTTATGCATTCAGTTTCTTCTATTTTTCATGAATGCAaaattcattaattatttctgcAATTTTATGCTCCAAAAAAGCTCTGAACTTTTTATACCGTGAGATTTAACAAGATGAATTTAGCCACTTTTAAGTCTAAAGTATATAATTCCTAATGGATTTGGGGAAGGGGGCTGGGGTGATATTGAAATCTtgtgcagatctcccaaaaaacAGAGTTAAATCGAAAACTTCCAGGTAAATGCATATAAACTAGTATTTTGATATCTCAAATCCATTGTTCTTTTTTCCAATAGGGCCAATATTATTGTTCTATTTGAAAAACCTGATTGTGAGTAAATGAACAGCATAGATGTTGTTCTACATTACAGCAAATTATGTGGGCTGTTCTGTATTGTAAATCTCAAAGATTTCAAGAAATCCTTATAGCTGACATATCCTGTATTGTGAATTTTCTGATTGCAAATGACTGTTAGTTGGCCCAGGTTAATTGGACTGACTGTCCAATTAACCTGGGCCAACTAAGGTATATTATCAAGGCTTAACTGCCATTTTCTACATTCCCAAATTCATTAATACTACTATATGCTAAAATAGACATCCAGGCATCATGTACAAATTGCAATCTGGCCATGTTCCTGataacaatttattttattcttgctcTATTTTTACTGATAAGAATATTGTTTCAGTAAGTTTAAGAAGATTAGAAATACTTTCAAAACAGATATGGAAAATATTCAACAGTAATTATAGCTTCATTCTGTATTTCCCCCCCTTATGCTGTATTGACCTACACTTTTAAATTaaagttcctttttttcctttaaagagtCACATGCTTTGCCTTACAGGAAGTATTTAATTGAAATATGACTAGATGTTAATTAAGTTTATTGTCATGCTAtatcatgcattttttaaaaggtaaaataTGAAGTACGGATTTACGTGgtgaaagattttttttgaagGATGTATTTCTGAGTGGGAGGGATACTATGAGAACAAATTGTATTAGATATTGGAAAGCCCTTGAATCTTAATTTTCAAATTAATGTTATCTTTAGAAACATTCAGTCTGCCTTACGAAGCCCTTAGTAATGGTAGGTATAATATAAGTAAACAGATTATTATAAACAGCCATAAATGGAGGTAACTGGAACTTTAAACATAGATCCTTAAAATGAATTAGAGAGCTTGCATAGGCAGTAGAATTAtacatgaaaaaattgaaaaaagattGAAAGCCTCTAAATGTGTATGGGTATGTGGCAGAATACTCTATGTACCTCCAAATTTGTGGAATGCTGGCAACAGTATGTTGGCTTGCATATTGCACAAATCTCGTgatgggatcctactggtttaacaacaggttcgatgatcgtgcgcacatgcacagttttgAGAAAAAGCACCTTCTGCATTAttgctggggaggaaaatagctgagatgtggcaatctgctctgctgcggGACTCAGTTGGGAAAATATAGGTGAGTTAAGCGCAGGGGCAGGTGGCTGGGCAGGTAGGCACACTTCATTGTTGGAGTGAGCCGGTTCGTTCCCAGctgagctactggttcacccgaactggtccaatggtagaatcccacccttgcCTAAATCAGACATGCATCTGAGGCTGTTCTAGTGGCACAAAAGAAGCCCACATATCTCAGGTCTATTCAGAACCATCCTTGCTGTTGACAGGGAATGCTGCATGACGTGGGTCTCACCAGCAGTGGTAAGCACACTGAGTCACTGGAGTGTAGAGATTAAGGGCTGTACCGCCACTGGGGCAGCGTTAGTCAAGAAAGCTGTTGTCCAGATTCcctggagggagggtgggagggtatTCCAGAGGAGCAAGAAGTAGCACAGTTTAGATTGATTGTGTCAGAGAAAGAGGGTAAGGATGGCCTCTCCCTAGTAACTCCTTGAGTACATATTTTAAGGTGCAAGCAGTCTGCTTTGGTTTGGCAAGATTTCTATGTATAGGTGAGGAGCAATAAAGAAAATTGCTTAGAAGGATCTCAACTTGTCTTTCTTGAATTTTTGGAGCCTGACAAAGGCTTATTCCATATTGAGAAGTTCTCTGTAGACCTactttacagggttgttgtggggaaaaccagAAGAGGGTGCTATGTATGCTGCATTGAACTATGAAATGAAAAGTGTGGTTAAAAATTAAATGAACGAAGACATAAATAATGTAGTCTCTGCCTTCCGTACTCaacaaatatttaatttaatggcTCTTTCTGGAAGAGAATAATTCCTGAATGTCAATTAAATCCCTTTCAGATCAAGttaccttttaaaaaatgtttgtagTGATGTGCAAATTACATGGGAATAATTTCACCAAGGAAACAGAAATCAGGGTCTGCATCTGCCTGATAACAAAATAGAAGATTGCTACCTGGAATATAAGAGAGTTAATGGATTAAGGAGcatgaattaatgaatgaaactaaggaaaggggggaacaggTAAGTTGTATGGATAAACTGGAAAGGAATCTCTACAGTGGACCTGGAGAAAGGTGACCTACTCTTGTAAAGAGGAGTTGAGAATACATGCAGTGGAGTGTACTTATAATTCATGGTCTTCTCTCTCATTCCCACCCATCCATTCATGCCATCTATTTTTTCCCATGCATCAAATTCACTTATAATGGTCTATAATATTTACCAAGTCTCatctattttattgtttatttatcacAGTTCACTGGACCATAACATACAAATAACAGCAGCTGACATATCCTACTTTTCACTGATATACTCAATAACCTAGATAACACCAACATTATTTTTGATACAATATACATTTTTATCTTTTCATCCACAATAGACTATGTTTTCAACTTTTCAGAGACATAAAGATGGCGTTTGATGAGTGTTTGTTTAGAAAAATATCCATTTAAGCTAAATACAAAGTTTAATAATTTCTACTTACACAGAGTAAAAGAAATGCAAGTTCAAAACCACGATAGTTTTGATAGTTTATGATGAAAGAGCGAGAATTAAGGAATGCAAGAGTGGTGAGTAACCAGGGAGAAACacttttttgatgatgttgacGGTAGATTtggtggggggggaaatgaacCGGGAAAGTGAAAGATGAGAACATTTGGGTTCTTTCTTAGAATATAATCAAATGAAAAATGGGTGTGAAAAAAGATGATATGTGCTTGGAACAGACTGAAAATTGATTCTCATGGAGTGCCAAAAAACTGTGGAAAGGGAAGTATAAAAATAAGGATGAAATAAAAGAATGGATGAGAAAAACATTCATGAGAAAATATTGCTGTGAATACGGATCAAATATATAATCTAGATGGGAAGAAAAGAATTACAAAGAATTTCAAAGAGCAAGGTCTGGCTGAGattaaaagatggaagaaaatatGGGATGAGTTggatggaaattttaaaaaatgagagaaaTAGTTTGAACCAGGTTTCTCCAGTTAagtgacaaaaataaaatattgaaatgatGTGGAGGAAACCAACCAGTGGGAGTATTTTAGAAATTATATGGGGTTGATACTatgtgaaaataaaacaaaaacataaatgaCAATGCCCAAGGGAAGAAAAGACCACATGAAATAAATGCTGTGAGAATGCTGAAAAATGCTAAAGCTATTGGTGTAAATATAACTGCAGAAACGCTAAGAGGTGATTTGCTTATGACTGTACAGCATACTTCCTGTGTGTTCTGAAGAGTGCATCTGTATCCAACAGTTGGAACATCCTGTTTCCTTATAACAAGATGAAGGAAGATTCATTTATTAAAAGTACTTGGAAACTATTTGGCAAAAGTCTTCTGGAAAAGTACAAGAGGTAAATATTAGCAATATTTCAGAAGTGGAGGGCAATTTGGAGTGGAGGGAGAGGAAATAAGACATGGATGTGTCTTATATTTCAGTGTGTAAATACTTTATTATGCAAGCAATGCTATGTTGGTATAGAACTCGATGTACAGTAAATGTTAGATAAATTCTATAGTTCCATAAGGAATATGAGTCTGAAAATTAATTTATTGAAGACCTAGTTATGTTTGATAGGGAAATAGAGTGAATAATTgcaaattataaatgattaaaaatgagAGAAATAGATGAATATTTGCTGAAGATGGGgaaataaatttattaattaaattgatataattaattatattgaTTAATTGATCCCATCTTGCTAATGTGTCTCTGGGCAGGGTATAAAGAAAATGCAGAAGACAATGCAAAGTCAACCAAAGAATAActacaaaaataattataaatgatAAAACTATTAAAGCAATAATCAGTGAGAGAGCGCCATTCATTTCCTTAAAAAGCAGAGCCCCTTAGGAAGTTTTCTACCAACTTCCCAGGAATCCACAGGCCAGATGACAAAGTCATGTCTTAAGGCTCTTCCTGAAACCTAGTAAGGTTTGGGCCAATCTCACCTTGTGGGTTATGATGTTCCAAGCACTGTGGTAGAAAAGGGTCTCCTCTTTGGAATAAtcaaataacatttctttctagATAGGCTGACCAACCTACCCTTTCTGCTGGGTTTGATAGGGCAGGTAgatatacaaatagtcctcaacttacaattttttcatttagtgaccaaagttcatTACGGACCTGAACAAAGtgtcttatgatcatttttcacactaacCATTGCagtatttcagtggtgggattcaatttttttttactactggttctgtgggtgtggtttggtgggtgtggcaggggaaggatactgtaaaatctccattccctcctgatcagttggtaggcagagaatagatggggggtggggccagccagaggtggtatttactggttctccgaactactcaaaatttctgctagcagttttccagaactgtcagaacctgctgaaccccACCTCTACAGTActcccatggtcgtgtgatcaaaatttggatgcttagcaacaggctcatgtttatgatggttgcagggtctgaggatcatgtgatcacattttgcattcttctgacaaggaaagtcaatagggaatccagattcatgtTACAGccatgtaactaacttaacaactgcagtaattcacttaacaagtgtggcaaaacccacttaacaacttctcagcaacagaaattttgggcttaattgcagctttagcaataacacttacgtaccgcttcatagtgcttctaCCGCCCTCTCTaggcaatttacagagtcagcctattgctcccaacaatctgggtcctcatttcacccacctcagaaggatggaaggctgggtcaaccttgagccagtgagatttgaactgctgaactgcagctagcagtcagctgaagtagcctgcagtactgcactctaactactgtgccacctcggctctataaattgAGGACCATCCATAATTGGAGCAGGATATGATAAGCCATCCCTTAAATAGCTTGGTGTCTATGCCACCCATGGTGCATTTGCTGAACTGAAAATGAATTTGGATTAGATAATGTCTTTGGCTATTTTGGTTAAATGGCAGTGTATTGGCTATATTAGGAGATACACAAAAATAAGTAATGTGAAAGAGAAGCAGAATACTAGCAAATATTAAAGTAGAAAAGATAGAAACAAGTAAGAATGCAAACTGAATCAATTTAGATATAGAGTATTGTACTGTGCACCAAAGTAATTTGGCCATATATAGTAAGGAGGATGAATGAGGATTGAatcactaaataaatacataaaagaaGAGTGGATAGTTAAAGAGAAAGCCAATAAATAGTGCTGGTGATCAGATGGAGGTAATGAAATCCTGAATCAGAAAGAGATTGGaagttaaaagaataaaagacaaTATGAGTATAAAGCAGTGCAAGTGGTTTGGAAGGTATGAAGAAATATAATGAATTGTACCCGTTTAAACTAGATTCATCTCCTTAATTTTCTTggcttatttatttcttattccttttctgaGCTATTCCAAACATTGCTTACCTtggtatatctatctatcatttaggAAAGGATAAGGAAGTTTTGAAAGAGGTCAGTTGTCTGCCAGATGCTACTGCCAGCAGTCAAGATGCGTATTTTTAAGTTAGTAAATGATGCCAGTAAGGAGTATGATGTTGCTGTTATTGTACATCTTGGCATGAATGACCAAAAATATGTACtctctgtgcagaatgatttccaaaGCTTGGGAAGAAATTTAGTAGAATAGGCTGTAGGCTTACTTTTTCAGGGGGTTTATCTGAAAATAGTCTGAATAAATATACCCAGTCTTTAGTAAAATTTTAGGCTTTCAGTACTTCCTTAGACAGCTCAGGAAATGTTGGAATCCTAATTTCTGGAACAAGGAAAGTTAACAAGTAAACCAAATAGGGCcaaatgtttaattatttctGAAGTTAACCTGTGCCTCTAGTTTTCTAGTCCATTCACATCAGGGAACCAACACTTATCCTGTAGCTTTATATTCAGCAGATTCAGAGCACAAAAGAAGTGGACGTCCCTCTCTTAATGCTAGTTAAACACACTTGGAGATAATCAGGCAGATTGATTTTGCTTCC harbors:
- the GOSR2 gene encoding Golgi SNAP receptor complex member 2 isoform X1; translation: MEVLYHQTNKQIHEVQSYMGRLETSDKESVHLVENEIQARIDRIFSNLDRLEIFCSKEPPNKRQNAKLRVDQLKYDIQHLQTGLRNFQHRRYAREQQERQREELLTRTFTTNDSDTTIPIDETLQFNESLQNAHRGMDDLIGSGTSILQGLRDQRVTLKGTHKKIMDVANMLGLSNTVMRLIEKRAFQDKYFMIGGMLVTCVIMFLVVQYFT